One Mangifera indica cultivar Alphonso chromosome 4, CATAS_Mindica_2.1, whole genome shotgun sequence genomic region harbors:
- the LOC123214371 gene encoding mitotic checkpoint protein BUB3.3-like — protein sequence MNGVSLDFENQIGDAISRIRFAPNSNNLLISSWDTCLRLYDVDSSLVRLVSPTEAALLDCCFQKDHGAFSVGSDGSIRRCDLNSGMHDTIGYHDDIATCLQYSDESGQLLTAGLDKKIMSWDTRMGMSLAYQRNLGGEVDSMSLSGFELIVAIGASVNIYDLRNLDSLVLSNESLMDAQIKCVSSIPYARGYIVGSTDGRVAVGISDPSDSNNSGYTFRCHPKSKNGIYHVVSVNDIVFNPFIDDLFFTGDNEGYVIAWDAKNKRRLFELPEFPNSVASLSCNHGGELLAVASSYTYQEAIENVQFASAREEPPQIFIHKMDVDHLRSASVRRIMSDEEHHFESKADAGASKTYPQQAGTIRKNGYIVIKNRPCKVVEVSTSKTGKHGHAKCHFVGIDIFNGKKLEDIVPSSHNCDVPHVNRTDYQLIDISEDGFVSLLTENGNTKDDLRLPTDDSLLAQIKSGFEEGKDLVVSVMSAMGEEQICALKDIGPKN from the exons ATGAATGGAGTTTCTTTGGATTTCGAGAACCAGATTGGCGACGCCATTTCCAGAATCCGATTTGCtccaaattcaaataatctCCTAATTTCTTCATGGGATACt TGTCTTCGATTGTATGATGTGGATAGTTCTCTGGTTAGATTAGTGTCTCCCACGGAAGCTGCACTTCTTGATTGTTGTTTCCAAAAAGACCACGGGGCCTTTAGTGTTGGCTCTGATGGTTCAATTAGAAG GTGTGACTTGAATTCGGGAATGCATGACACAATTGGATATCATGATGATATTGCAACATGTCTTCAGTATTCAGATGAATCTG GGCAGCTACTTACTGCTGGTTTGGATAAGAAGATAATGTCCTGGGACACGCGCATGGGGATGTCTTTGGCTTATCAGAGAAATTTAGGTGGAGAGGTGGATTCCATGTCACTGTCTGGCTTTGAGTTGATTGTAGCAATTGGAGCATCAGTAAATATTTACGACTTACGTAACTTAGACAGCTTAGTACTATCAAATGAATCACTAATGGATGCCCAAATAAAATGTGTCAGTTCAATTCCTTATGCCAGAG GATATATAGTTGGATCAACAGATGGACGAGTAGCAGTGGGCATCTCTGATCCATCTGATTCAAATAACAGCGG GTATACTTTTCGATGTCATCCAAAGTCAAAGAATGGAATATATCATGTAGTCTCAGTGAATGATATTGTATTCAATCCATT CATTGATGATCTGTTTTTTACTGGCGATAATGAGGGCTATGTTATTGCATGGGATgccaaaaataaaagaagactATTTGAG TTACCAGAATTCCCAAATAGTGTGGCATCATTATCATGCAACCATGGGGGAGAACTTCTTGCTGTTGCATCAAGCTATACTTACCAAGAAGCTATTGAGAA TGTGCAATTTGCTTCTGCTAGAGAAGAGCCTCCTCAGATATTCATTCACAAAATGGATGTTGACCACCTGAGATCAGCTTCTGTTAGAA GAATCATGTCGGACGAGGAGCACCACTTCGAGTCGAAGGCCGACGCTGGCGCTTCCAAGACCTATCCTCAGCAGGCCGGTACCATCCGCAAGAACGGATACATAGTCATAAAAAACCGTCCCTGCAAG GTTGTGGAGGTTTCTACTTCCAAAACTGGGAAGCACGGTCATGCTAAGTGTCACTTTGTTGGAATTGACATCTTCAATGGAAAGAAGCTTGAAGATATTGTTCCCTCCTCCCACAACTGTGAT GTTCCACATGTCAATCGTACTGACTACCAGCTGATTGATATATCTGAGGATGGCTTT GTGAGTCTGCTGACTGAGAATGGTAACACTAAGGATGACCTGAGGCTCCCAACTGATGACAGTCTGCTCGCACAG ATCAAGTCTGGGTTTGAGGAAGGGAAAGATCTTGTTGTGAGTGTGATGTCTGCAATGGGAGAGGAGCAGATTTGTGCCCTGAAGGACATTGGTCCCAAAAACTAA